A stretch of the Rosa rugosa chromosome 5, drRosRugo1.1, whole genome shotgun sequence genome encodes the following:
- the LOC133708466 gene encoding disease resistance protein RPV1-like isoform X1: MIFFLFYSYYTSCSLLSFFFPLLRSSSPTELVILDPPLYTRSIGRQHSTDRAKQSKQNMASLTPEAAVSSSSSSLPRSSTDHQTHYTYEVFLSFRGEDTRFNFTDHLHTALCERGIKTFIDDEGLRRGEEISQDLLKAIEESRVSIIVLSQNYASSRWCLNELVRILECRKSKGQEVRPVFYKVDPSDVRHQRGAFGDAFAKLDQCKYKDSMEKWKAALTEIADLSGWPFKDGEYEAKFIKKIVGELSARVVNPSCVLQVAAHPIGIESCRKNVNRVLDAKENIRMIGIWGPGGIGKTTIAKHMFNSARHKFEGSCFLADVRSNSNGLAQLQERLLFDILRDSTLKVRSVDEGVSLIKARMRHKTVLLILDDVSHSNQLQNLAPSFDCFGPGSRIIITTRDKRSLTAHQVDEVYEVKMLDDDQALELFSLNAFKRNGPPANYLELAHRAVRYAGGLPLALTVLGSHLFRRSRDEWEATLDSCKGEDPHIKIRNVLKISYDALAVDLKGYFLDIACFFKGEHVDLVKPILEACYDLKSVTGIAQLQEKALIRIDGNKIWMHDLIEEMGKDIVYQESPGEPGKRSRVWTEEDVDHILTNNTGTKKVIGIQLPLRSSTISLNAKCFSKMKSLRYISMGKYTKYEYFSGDIDYLSNQLRWLDWPDSPLQSLPSDFHANRLVRLNIPNNRGITRLWEGHKNFLRLTYMNLRGCESLTELPDFSGIPNLKELNLSGCSSLVKVPDSVGLLDKLVTLNTHLCYNLIMFPREIKLKSLETLCISCCSRLEGFSEVTEEMDSLRNFDLSFSFMKELHPSVKKLIGLEELNLEYCRNLRTLPYTIYELRNLKYLYASNCSSLATFPKIPIKMDSMRSLYLSGSDIRELDQSIGNLIGLRVLNLSDCNNLTTLPCSIYGLQNLEKLDLTECSRLVRFPTNTNILNVVDSSPSLPKLEWFSIRGCNLSDCDFLTTLDCWETLEYLDLSGNNFVSLPACFTKCVNLRLFYLEGCTRL; the protein is encoded by the exons atgattttctttcttttctactCATATTACACAAGCTGTTCtctactttctttcttttttcctttgttaAGAAGTTCAAGCCCCACCGAGCTTGtaatcctggatccgcccctgTACACTAGATCAATAGGAAGGCAACATTCAACAGATCGAGCAAAGCAAAGCAAGCAGAATATGGCTTCTCTGACCCCTGAAGCAGCAGTcagttcatcatcttcttctctcCCACGTTCTTCTACTGATCACCAAACTCATTACACATACGAGGTGTTCCTGAGTTTTCGAGGCGAGGATACACGCTTTAATTTTACAGATCATTTGCACACCGCTTTGTGTGAGAGGGGAATTAAGACCTTCATAGATGATGAGGGGCttagaagaggagaagaaatatcACAAGACCTCCTCAAAGCAATTGAGGAGTCGAGAGTTTCAATCATTGTCTTGTCTCAAAATTATGCATCATCAAGGTGGTGTTTGAATGAACTGGTCAGGATACTTGAATGCAGAAAATCAAAAGGACAAGAGGTTAGACCAGTTTTCTACAAGGTGGATCCCTCAGATGTACGACACCAAAGAGGTGCTTTTGGTGACGCATTTGCTAAACTTGATCAATGCAAATACAAGGATAGCATGGAAAAATGGAAGGCAGCTCTTACGGAAATAGCAGATTTGTCTGGATGGCCTTTCAAGGATGGCGA GTATGAGGCTAAATTTATCAAAAAGATTGTTGGGGAGTTGTCCGCCCGAGTAGTAAACCCTTCATGTGTGTTGCAAGTAGCTGCACATCCAATTGGAATAGAGTCTTGTAGGAAAAATGTCAACAGAGTTTTAGATGCCAAGGAAAATATTCGCATGATAGGCATATGGGGACCTGGAGGAATAGGAAAGACAACAATTGCGAAACATATGTTTAATTCAGCTCGCCATAAGTTTGAAGGTAGTTGTTTCTTGGCAGATGTTAGATCTAATTCAAATGGCCTAGCCCAATTGCAAGAGAGACTTCTGTTTGATATTTTAAGGGACTCAACTTTGAAGGTGCGCAGTGTTGATGAAGGAGTCAGCTTAATAAAGGCAAGGATGCGACATAAAACAGTTCTCTTAATCCTTGATGACGTCAGTCATTCCAACCAATTACAGAACTTAGCTCCATCCTTTGATTGTTTTGGGCCGGGCAGTAGAATTATTATAACAACAAGGGATAAGCGTTCGCTAACAGCTCATCAAGTTGATGAAGTATACGAGGTCAAAATGTTAGATGATGATCAAGCTTTGGAGCTGTTTAGCTTGAATGCATTCAAAAGAAATGGACCTCCAGCCAATTATCTAGAACTTGCACACCGTGCAGTGCGCTATGCCGGAGGCCTTCCGTTAGCTTTGACAGTTTTAGGCTCTCATCTGTTTCGTAGAAGCAGAGATGAGTGGGAAGCTACATTAGATAGTTGTAAAGGAGAAGATCCCCACATAAAGATAAGAAATGTTCTCAAAATAAGTTATGATGCTCTGGCAGTAGATTTGAAAGGATATTTTCTTGATATCGCATGTTTCTTTAAAGGTGAGCATGTAGACCTTGTGAAACCAATACTAGAAGCTTGCTACGACCTCAAATCAGTGACTGGTATTGCACAACTCCAAGAAAAGGCTCTAATACGAATAGACGGAAATAAGATTTGGATGCATGACTTGATAGAAGAAATGGGTAAAGACATAGTGTATCAAGAGTCACCTGGTGAGCCCGGAAAACGCAGCAGAGTGTGGACTGAAGAAGATGTCGACCACATTCTAACAAATAATACA GGAACAAAAAAAGTTATAGGCATCCAGCTCCCGTTGCGATCATCTACGATATCTTTGAATGCTAAATGTTTCTCAAAGATGAAGAGTCTTAGATATATTTCTATGGGGAAGTACACGAAATATGAATATTTTTCTGGAGATATTGATTATCTCTCCAACCAGTTGAGGTGGCTTGATTGGCCTGATAGTCCGTTGCAATCTCTTCCATCCGATTTTCATGCAAATAGACTTGTAAGGCTCAATATTCCTAACAACCGCGGAATCACACGACTATGGGAGGGACATAAG AATTTTTTAAGGCTAACATATATGAAtttaaggggttgtgaatctcTAACAGAACTCCCAGACTTCAGTGGAATCCCCAACTTGAAAGAGTTGAATCTATCTGGATGTAGCAGTTTAGTTAAGGTTCCTGATTCCGTTGGATTGCTTGATAAGCTTGTTACCTTGAATACTCACTTATGCTACAACCTTATTATGTTTCCTAGAGAAATCAAGTTGAAATCCTTAGAAACTCTGTGTATTAGCTGTTGCAGTAGGCTTGAGGGATTTTCAGAAGTAACGGAAGAGATGGATTCCTTAAGGAATTTTGATCTATCATTCAGTTTCATGAAAGAATTGCATCCGTCCGTTAAAAAACTGATTGGGCTAGAAGAGCTGAATCTAGAGTATTGTCGAAATCTTAGAACTCTACCGTATACCATTTATGAGTTGCGCAATCTAAAGTATCTTTATGCGAGTAATTGCTCAAGTCTTGCTACATTTCCAAAAATTCCAATAAAGATGGATTCAATGAGATCACTTTATCTTTCAGGCAGTGACATCAGAGAATTGGATCAGTCAATTGGAAATCTGATTGGTCTTAGAGTGTTGAATCTTAGTGATTGCAACAATCTTACAACTCTACCGTGCAGCATTTATGGGTTGCAAAATTTAGAGAAGCTTGATCTTACTGAGTGCTCAAGACTGGTTAGATTTCCAACAAATACCAACATTTTGAATGTCGTTGATAGCTCACCATCACTTCCCAAGCTAGAGTGGTTCAGTATCAGAGGGTGCAATTTATCAGATTGTGATTTCCTCACGACTCTTGATTGCTGGGAAACATTAGAGTACCTTGATCTCTCAGGAAACAATTTTGTTAGTCTTCCTGCTTGCTTCACCAAATGTGTCAACTTGCGGTTGTTTTACTTGGAGGGTTGCACGAGACTCTGA
- the LOC133708466 gene encoding disease resistance protein RPV1-like isoform X2: MASLTPEAAVSSSSSSLPRSSTDHQTHYTYEVFLSFRGEDTRFNFTDHLHTALCERGIKTFIDDEGLRRGEEISQDLLKAIEESRVSIIVLSQNYASSRWCLNELVRILECRKSKGQEVRPVFYKVDPSDVRHQRGAFGDAFAKLDQCKYKDSMEKWKAALTEIADLSGWPFKDGEYEAKFIKKIVGELSARVVNPSCVLQVAAHPIGIESCRKNVNRVLDAKENIRMIGIWGPGGIGKTTIAKHMFNSARHKFEGSCFLADVRSNSNGLAQLQERLLFDILRDSTLKVRSVDEGVSLIKARMRHKTVLLILDDVSHSNQLQNLAPSFDCFGPGSRIIITTRDKRSLTAHQVDEVYEVKMLDDDQALELFSLNAFKRNGPPANYLELAHRAVRYAGGLPLALTVLGSHLFRRSRDEWEATLDSCKGEDPHIKIRNVLKISYDALAVDLKGYFLDIACFFKGEHVDLVKPILEACYDLKSVTGIAQLQEKALIRIDGNKIWMHDLIEEMGKDIVYQESPGEPGKRSRVWTEEDVDHILTNNTGTKKVIGIQLPLRSSTISLNAKCFSKMKSLRYISMGKYTKYEYFSGDIDYLSNQLRWLDWPDSPLQSLPSDFHANRLVRLNIPNNRGITRLWEGHKNFLRLTYMNLRGCESLTELPDFSGIPNLKELNLSGCSSLVKVPDSVGLLDKLVTLNTHLCYNLIMFPREIKLKSLETLCISCCSRLEGFSEVTEEMDSLRNFDLSFSFMKELHPSVKKLIGLEELNLEYCRNLRTLPYTIYELRNLKYLYASNCSSLATFPKIPIKMDSMRSLYLSGSDIRELDQSIGNLIGLRVLNLSDCNNLTTLPCSIYGLQNLEKLDLTECSRLVRFPTNTNILNVVDSSPSLPKLEWFSIRGCNLSDCDFLTTLDCWETLEYLDLSGNNFVSLPACFTKCVNLRLFYLEGCTRL; encoded by the exons ATGGCTTCTCTGACCCCTGAAGCAGCAGTcagttcatcatcttcttctctcCCACGTTCTTCTACTGATCACCAAACTCATTACACATACGAGGTGTTCCTGAGTTTTCGAGGCGAGGATACACGCTTTAATTTTACAGATCATTTGCACACCGCTTTGTGTGAGAGGGGAATTAAGACCTTCATAGATGATGAGGGGCttagaagaggagaagaaatatcACAAGACCTCCTCAAAGCAATTGAGGAGTCGAGAGTTTCAATCATTGTCTTGTCTCAAAATTATGCATCATCAAGGTGGTGTTTGAATGAACTGGTCAGGATACTTGAATGCAGAAAATCAAAAGGACAAGAGGTTAGACCAGTTTTCTACAAGGTGGATCCCTCAGATGTACGACACCAAAGAGGTGCTTTTGGTGACGCATTTGCTAAACTTGATCAATGCAAATACAAGGATAGCATGGAAAAATGGAAGGCAGCTCTTACGGAAATAGCAGATTTGTCTGGATGGCCTTTCAAGGATGGCGA GTATGAGGCTAAATTTATCAAAAAGATTGTTGGGGAGTTGTCCGCCCGAGTAGTAAACCCTTCATGTGTGTTGCAAGTAGCTGCACATCCAATTGGAATAGAGTCTTGTAGGAAAAATGTCAACAGAGTTTTAGATGCCAAGGAAAATATTCGCATGATAGGCATATGGGGACCTGGAGGAATAGGAAAGACAACAATTGCGAAACATATGTTTAATTCAGCTCGCCATAAGTTTGAAGGTAGTTGTTTCTTGGCAGATGTTAGATCTAATTCAAATGGCCTAGCCCAATTGCAAGAGAGACTTCTGTTTGATATTTTAAGGGACTCAACTTTGAAGGTGCGCAGTGTTGATGAAGGAGTCAGCTTAATAAAGGCAAGGATGCGACATAAAACAGTTCTCTTAATCCTTGATGACGTCAGTCATTCCAACCAATTACAGAACTTAGCTCCATCCTTTGATTGTTTTGGGCCGGGCAGTAGAATTATTATAACAACAAGGGATAAGCGTTCGCTAACAGCTCATCAAGTTGATGAAGTATACGAGGTCAAAATGTTAGATGATGATCAAGCTTTGGAGCTGTTTAGCTTGAATGCATTCAAAAGAAATGGACCTCCAGCCAATTATCTAGAACTTGCACACCGTGCAGTGCGCTATGCCGGAGGCCTTCCGTTAGCTTTGACAGTTTTAGGCTCTCATCTGTTTCGTAGAAGCAGAGATGAGTGGGAAGCTACATTAGATAGTTGTAAAGGAGAAGATCCCCACATAAAGATAAGAAATGTTCTCAAAATAAGTTATGATGCTCTGGCAGTAGATTTGAAAGGATATTTTCTTGATATCGCATGTTTCTTTAAAGGTGAGCATGTAGACCTTGTGAAACCAATACTAGAAGCTTGCTACGACCTCAAATCAGTGACTGGTATTGCACAACTCCAAGAAAAGGCTCTAATACGAATAGACGGAAATAAGATTTGGATGCATGACTTGATAGAAGAAATGGGTAAAGACATAGTGTATCAAGAGTCACCTGGTGAGCCCGGAAAACGCAGCAGAGTGTGGACTGAAGAAGATGTCGACCACATTCTAACAAATAATACA GGAACAAAAAAAGTTATAGGCATCCAGCTCCCGTTGCGATCATCTACGATATCTTTGAATGCTAAATGTTTCTCAAAGATGAAGAGTCTTAGATATATTTCTATGGGGAAGTACACGAAATATGAATATTTTTCTGGAGATATTGATTATCTCTCCAACCAGTTGAGGTGGCTTGATTGGCCTGATAGTCCGTTGCAATCTCTTCCATCCGATTTTCATGCAAATAGACTTGTAAGGCTCAATATTCCTAACAACCGCGGAATCACACGACTATGGGAGGGACATAAG AATTTTTTAAGGCTAACATATATGAAtttaaggggttgtgaatctcTAACAGAACTCCCAGACTTCAGTGGAATCCCCAACTTGAAAGAGTTGAATCTATCTGGATGTAGCAGTTTAGTTAAGGTTCCTGATTCCGTTGGATTGCTTGATAAGCTTGTTACCTTGAATACTCACTTATGCTACAACCTTATTATGTTTCCTAGAGAAATCAAGTTGAAATCCTTAGAAACTCTGTGTATTAGCTGTTGCAGTAGGCTTGAGGGATTTTCAGAAGTAACGGAAGAGATGGATTCCTTAAGGAATTTTGATCTATCATTCAGTTTCATGAAAGAATTGCATCCGTCCGTTAAAAAACTGATTGGGCTAGAAGAGCTGAATCTAGAGTATTGTCGAAATCTTAGAACTCTACCGTATACCATTTATGAGTTGCGCAATCTAAAGTATCTTTATGCGAGTAATTGCTCAAGTCTTGCTACATTTCCAAAAATTCCAATAAAGATGGATTCAATGAGATCACTTTATCTTTCAGGCAGTGACATCAGAGAATTGGATCAGTCAATTGGAAATCTGATTGGTCTTAGAGTGTTGAATCTTAGTGATTGCAACAATCTTACAACTCTACCGTGCAGCATTTATGGGTTGCAAAATTTAGAGAAGCTTGATCTTACTGAGTGCTCAAGACTGGTTAGATTTCCAACAAATACCAACATTTTGAATGTCGTTGATAGCTCACCATCACTTCCCAAGCTAGAGTGGTTCAGTATCAGAGGGTGCAATTTATCAGATTGTGATTTCCTCACGACTCTTGATTGCTGGGAAACATTAGAGTACCTTGATCTCTCAGGAAACAATTTTGTTAGTCTTCCTGCTTGCTTCACCAAATGTGTCAACTTGCGGTTGTTTTACTTGGAGGGTTGCACGAGACTCTGA
- the LOC133708468 gene encoding protein transport protein SEC23 E-like: MSEMANTDPEGIDGVRMTWNVWPRTKVEASKCVIPLAACIAPIRFHTDIPTLPYAPLRCKTCSAVLNAFSRVDFNAKIWICPFCYQRNHFPPHYSMISETNLPGELYPQYTTVQYSLPPDSTPHSLPAPVFVFVLDTCMIEEEMGYVKSALKQAIGLLPENALVGFISFGTQVQVHELGFPELSKVYVFRGTKEISKDQILEQLGLVSSGRRPGPVGGGYNQPKGLQNGFPNSGVTRFLLPASECECTLDALLDELQSDQWPVPPGNRSSRCTGVAVSVAAGLLGACVAGTGARIVALVGGPCTEGPGAIVSKDLSEPVRSHKDLDKDAAPYFKKAVKFYDSLAKQLVSQGHVLDLFASALDQVGVAEMKVAIEKTGGLVVLAESFGHSVFKDSFRRVFEQGEQSLGLCFNGTLEINCSKDIKIQGVIGPCTSLEKKGPAVADTSIGEGNTTAWKMCSLDRSTCLTVFFDLSSSDQSNTPGTVNPQLYLQFLTSFQNPQGQMMLRVTTITRRWIDSSVSSEELVQGFDQETAAVVMARKTSLKMETEESFDATRWLDRGLIRLCSKFGDYRKDDPASFTLNPCFSLFPQFMFNLRRSQFVQVFNNSPDETAYFRMLLNRENITNAAVMIQPSLISYSFNSLPQPALLDVASIAADRILLLDSYFSIVIFHGMTIAQWRNMGYQNQPEHLAFAQLLQAPHDDTQMIIRERFPVPRLVVCDQHGSQARFLLAKLNPSATYNNAHEMAAGSDVIFTDDVSLQVFFEHLQRLAVQS, from the exons ATGTCGGAGATGGCGAACACCGACCCTGAGGGGATCGACGGAGTCCGCATGACGTGGAACGTCTGGCCCCGCACAAAAGTCGAGGCCAGCAAGTGCGTGATCCCACTCGCCGCCTGCATCGCCCCGATCCGCTTCCACACCGACATCCCCACGCTCCCCTACGCGCCTCTCCGCTGCAAGACCTGCTCCGCCGTCCTCAACGCCTTCTCGCGCGTCGACTTCAACGCCAAGATCTGGATCTGCCCTTTCTGCTACCAGCGCAACCACTTCCCTCCCCACTACTCTATGATCTCCGAGACCAACCTCCCCGGCGAGCTCTACCCTCAGTACACCACCGTCCAGTACTCCCTTCCCCCCGATTCGACGCCGCACTCGCTGCCGGCGCCGGTCTTCGTCTTCGTGCTCGACACGTGTATGATCGAGGAGGAGATGGGGTATGTCAAATCGGCGCTGAAGCAGGCGATTGGGCTGCTGCCGGAGAATGCTTTGGTTGGGTTCATCTCGTTCGGGACTCAGGTGCAGGTGCATGAATTGGGGTTCCCCGAATTGAGCAAGGTCTATGTGTTTAGGGGGACTAAGGAGATTTCCAAGGATCAGATTCTGGAGCAATTGGGCCTGGTTAGTTCCGGCCGGAGGCCCGGTCCTGTTGGAGGAGGGTACAACCAGCCAAAGGGGCTGCAGAATGGGTTTCCTAATTCGGGGGTCACCCGATTTCTCTTGCCCGCTTCGGAATGCGAATGCACGCTCGATGCG TTGTTGGATGAATTGCAAAGCGACCAGTGGCCTGTGCCGCCTGGTAATAGGTCGTCAAGGTGTACCGGAGTGGCCGTGAGTGTTGCAGCCGGTTTGCTTGGGGCTTGTGTGGCTGGAACTGGGGCACGGATTGTAGCCTTGGTTGGTGGTCCGTGTACTGAAGGGCCAGGAGCG ATTGTTTCAAAAGATCTATCAGAACCAGTACGTTCCCATAAAGATCTGGATAAGGATGCAGCCCCATACTTTAAGAAAGCAGTCAAGTTTTATGATAGTCTTGCGAAGCAGCTAGTTAGCCAGGGTCATGTCTTAGACCTCTTCGCATCTGCACTTGATCAG GTTGGAGTTGCAGAAATGAAAGTTGCAATTGAAAAGACAGGTGGACTTGTTGTTCTGGCAGAAAGTTTTGGTCATTCTGTATTCAAAGATTCTTTCAGGCGTGTCTTTGAACAAGGGGAGCAGTCTCTTGGCCTTTGTTTTAA TGGCACCCTTGAGATAAACTGTTCAAAGGACATCAAAATTCAGGGGGTCATTGGACCTTGCACGTCATTGGAGAAG AAAGGACCTGCTGTTGCCGATACTTCCATAGGAGAAGGGAATACAACAGCGTGGAAAATGTGTAGCCTTGACAGGAGTACTTGCTTGACAGTTTTCTTTGATTTATCATCAAGTGATCAGTCAAATACACCAGGAACAGTAAACCCACAATTGTATTTGCAGTTCCTTACAAG TTTTCAAAACCCTCAAGGTCAAATGATGCTTCGAGTAACAACAATTACTAGACGATGGATAGACAGTTCTGTTAGCTCAGAG GAATTGGTTCAAGGATTTGACCAAGAGACTGCTGCTGTAGTAATGGCAAGAAAAACATCTTTGAAAATGGAGACGGAG GAGTCATTTGATGCTACCCGATGGCTGGATCGGGGACTTATTCGTCTCTGTTCCAAATTTGGTGACTATCGGAAAGATGATCCAGCATCCTTTACTTTAAATCCATGTTTTTCATTATTCCCTCAATTTATGTTCAATCTCCGGCGCTCGCAATTTGTACAG GTTTTCAACAACAGTCCAGATGAAACTGCCTATTTTCGCATGCTGTTGAATCGGGAAAATATCACCAATGCTGCTGTCATGATTCAACCATCATTAATATCATACTCATTTAATTCTCTACCTCAGCCAGCATTGTTGGATGTTGCTTCCATTGCAGCTGACCGTATTCTGTTGTTGGATTCATATTTTAGTATAGTCATTTTCCATGGAATGACAATAGCACAGTGGCGTAACATGGGATACCAGAATCAGCCAGAACACCTG GCATTTGCACAATTATTGCAAGCTCCTCATGATGATACACAGATGATCATTCGTGAACGTTTCCCTGTCCCTAGGTTGGTGGTTTGTGATCAGCATGGTTCCCAG GCAAGGTTCTTATTAGCAAAGTTGAACCCTTCGGCAACATACAACAATGCACATGAGATGGCTGCTGGATCAGATGTGATCTTCACAGATGATGTAAGTCTTCAGGTCTTTTTCGAGCATCTTCAGAGGCTGGCAGTGCAATCTTAG
- the LOC133709423 gene encoding stress response protein NST1-like produces the protein MSPATSKSKSKDKKSGKEAPVPALKPSSGAANAGSGIPASAYNPLLGTFHTLELSPTSSASAVHSNSRFRNIDETDDHSGGSVAAGAEYDSVSNNGSWSGESEEHKDKTSNPPVKPETVPGADNDKREKIRQKNERKHQRQKERRAQELHERCSGYLMSRKLEALAQQLVAMGFEHDEATEALIQNEGRVEESVSWLLEDASDSGKPRDQNVGGSNLKIDISEELAQIADLEVRFKCSKQEVERAIVACDGDLHKAAESLRVAKQDPPSISPKPEETGDPPTASNGKVPVTVNQNLRPQVKSNPPTIQQRRDDKDFNYTKQGATVGGPVDSANKPLQPLKRGQPKLEWAKGQPTPVPADRRWSSAGSNPSVSYSLASPLQASSPPVKTEARYVAVGGELKNLQPGTVREPVIMMQRPQSVNTKQVPATSMSSSPPGTATNWYPSTSVELMRSSGFLPQIPSSTSLSTSNLGSNQMYHQFQYQQQQQQQQQQQQQHQHFIPGGPGDSPGTIRGNNLWNRAGASQTLAAASSLGLFSGLGSAGSSGASSPVDWSAGGGSFRHLDYTNIDWSLDRGVTPSTRPNGLWTGMPSAMKGNTNFYDSKTTGLGAQSAMRPASSNMNGVTLVGLQDGGANADASAAGSGEWTSPFEGVDLFRIPRQFVSSSP, from the coding sequence ATGTCTCCAGCGACttcaaaatccaaatcaaagGACAAGAAGTCGGGGAAAGAAGCCCCGGTGCCTGCTTTAAAGCCTTCGTCAGGGGCTGCTAATGCAGGGAGTGGGATTCCGGCTAGTGCATACAATCCGCTTCTAGGGACATTCCATACCCTTGAATTGTCACCAACATCGTCTGCATCGGCTGTTCATAGTAATAGTCGATTTCGGAATATAGATGAAACAGATGACCATTCTGGGGGCTCGGTGGCTGCTGGAGCTGAGTATGATTCTGTTTCAAATAATGGTAGCTGGTCTGGTGAGTCGGAAGAACATAAAGATAAAACATCTAATCCTCCTGTTAAGCCAGAAACAGTACCGGGAGCTGACAACGACAAGCGAGAGAAAATCCGTCAGAAGAATGAGAGGAAGCATCAGCGTCAGAAAGAGCGGCGAGCCCAAGAGTTGCATGAACGATGTAGTGGTTATCTTATGTCGAGAAAACTTGAGGCACTTGCTCAACAGCTGGTGGCAATGGGTTTTGAACATGACGAGGCAACAGAGGCTCTCATACAGAATGAAGGCCGAGTAGAGGAATCAGTATCATGGCTTTTGGAAGATGCTTCAGATTCAGGTAAGCCAAGAGATCAAAACGTTGGTGGGAGTAATTTGAAAATTGACATATCAGAAGAGCTTGCTCAGATTGCAGATCTGGAAGTAAGGTTTAAGTGCTCGAAACAGGAGGTTGAAAGAGCTATTGTAGCCTGTGACGGTGATCTTCATAAGGCTGCTGAAAGCTTAAGAGTAGCAAAGCAAGACCCACCTTCGATTTCACCTAAGCCAGAAGAAACTGGTGATCCTCCAACTGCTAGTAATGGCAAGGTTCCAGTCACTGTTAATCAGAACTTGAGGCCACAAGTAAAATCTAATCCTCCTACAATACAACAAAGAAGGGATGATAAGGACTTTAACTACACTAAACAAGGAGCTACAGTTGGAGGGCCTGTAGATTCTGCAAACAAACCTCTGCAGCCTTTGAAGAGAGGACAGCCAAAGTTGGAGTGGGCGAAAGGCCAACCGACTCCAGTTCCAGCTGATAGAAGGTGGTCAAGTGCCGGATCAAATCCTTCAGTTTCCTATTCTTTGGCGTCCCCTTTGCAGGCATCATCTCCACCGGTCAAGACGGAGGCACGTTATGTAGCTGTTGGAGGTGAGTTAAAGAACCTTCAGCCTGGAACAGTGAGGGAACCAGTTATCATGATGCAGCGTCCTCAATCTGTCAATACGAAGCAGGTTCCCGCTACTAGCATGAGCTCATCACCTCCTGGAACTGCCACCAATTGGTATCCTTCTACTAGTGTCGAACTTATGAGGTCGAGCGGGTTTTTGCCTCAGATTCCAAGCAGTACAAGCCTCAGCACTAGCAATTTGGGCTCAAATCAGATGTACCACCAGTTTCAGTATCAAcagcagcaacagcagcagcaacaacagcaacagcaacatCAGCATTTTATTCCTGGTGGCCCTGGGGATTCTCCTGGAACAATTCGAGGGAATAATTTGTGGAATAGAGCAGGTGCATCTCAAACACTTGCTGCTGCTTCCTCCCTCGGACTATTCTCCGGGTTGGGGTCAGCTGGCTCATCAGGGGCATCTTCTCCAGTAGATTGGAGTGCTGGCGGTGGCTCATTTAGGCACTTAGATTACACCAACATAGACTGGAGTTTGGATAGAGGTGTGACGCCCTCTACCAGACCTAATGGGTTGTGGACAGGGATGCCTTCTGCTATGAAGGGCAATACCAACTTTTATGATTCAAAAACTACTGGTTTGGGTGCTCAATCTGCAATGAGACCGGCTTCCTCGAACATGAATGGTGTTACCCTTGTGGGTTTGCAGGATGGAGGTGCTAATGCTGATGCATCAGCTGCTGGTTCCGGGGAGTGGACTTCTCCGTTTGAAGGAGTGGATCTCTTTAGGATACCCAGAcagtttgtttcttcttctccataG